One window of the Manihot esculenta cultivar AM560-2 chromosome 14, M.esculenta_v8, whole genome shotgun sequence genome contains the following:
- the LOC110600002 gene encoding transcription factor WER, which yields MEGGNTTTTTEYRKGLWTVEEDRILIDYIRVHGKGKWNRVARVTGLKRCGKSCRLRWMNYLSPGVKRDNFSEEEDDLIIRLHKLLGNRWSLIAGRVPGRTDNQVKNYWNTHLSKRLGVKNGKFKASAPSPGFSTKELREDFNASSSAETATNPACTNGVVADHDAMENGSKSTAMELTSNQQRMPAGEWDSNPFLFLNDIDPNLYAPQFMEFLDESLDFVWHDF from the exons ATGGAAGGAGGGAACACTACTACTACTACTGAATATCGAAAAGGGTTGTGGACAGTGGAGGAGGACAGAATTTTAATTGATTACATAAGGGTTCATGGCAAAGGAAAGTGGAATCGTGTTGCGAGAGTCACAG GGCTGAAGAGATGCGGCAAAAGCTGCAGATTAAGATGGATGAATTATCTCAGTCCTGGCGTTAAGCGTGACAATTTCTCGGAGGAAGAAGATGACCTTATCATTCGCCTGCATAAGCTACTTGGCAATAG ATGGTCCTTAATTGCTGGTCGGGTCCCCGGAAGGACAGATAATCAAGTGAAGAATTACTGGAACACTCATTTAAGCAAAAGGCTTGGGGTAAAGAATGGAAAATTCAAAGCCAGTGCTCCTTCTCCAGGATTCTCCACCAAGGAATTAAGGGAAGATTTCAATGCCTCGTCAAGTGCTGAAACTGCAACCAATCCTGCTTGTACTAATGGTGTTGTTGCAGACCATGATGCCATGGAAAATGGATCTAAGAGTACTGCAATGGAGCTTACTAGCAATCAACAAAGAATGCCAGCGGGTGAATGGGACAGTAACCCTTTTTTGTTCTTGAATGATATTGACCCAAATCTTTATGCCCCTCAGTTTATGGAATTCCTAGATGAGTCTCTTGATTTTGTTTggcatgatttttaa
- the LOC110600001 gene encoding carbonic anhydrase 2 — protein sequence MSTQSLEQTTLEGLKKLPEGEKHQDEKAGGLQVSQQQPYDPVQMIKNGFRYFMKHIYDPAVIEGQHPKFLVFACSDSRVSPSHVLNFRPGEAFMVCNVANLVPAFNQLRYSGTGAAIEFSVKYLEVENILVIGHSLCGGIKRLMELPEDGSTSNDFIDDWVKIGLPAKAKVLAENPHLTHEQQCGICEREAVTLSLVNIQSYPYVRAAMAKGKLALMGGYYNFVEGNFELWKIKYHIQSPEIIRP from the exons ATGTCTACACAATCATTGGAGCAGACGACACTTGaaggattgaagaagcttcCGGAAGG TGAAAAGCACCAAGATGAAAAGGCTGGGGGGCTGCAGGTGTCACAGCAGCAGCCATATGATCCTGTTCAGATGATTAAAAATGGGTTCCGTTATTTCATGAAGCACATATACGA CCCTGCCGTCATAGAAGGTCAGCACCCCAAG TTCCTGGTTTTTGCATGCTCAGACTCTCGAGTTAGCCCTTCTCATGTCCTGAATTTCCGGCCTGGTGAAGCCTTCATGGTCTGCAATGTTGCGAACCTGGTTCCAGCATTTAACCAG TTGAGGTACTCTGGCACTGGAGCAGCCATCGAATTTTCTGTGAAATATTTAGAA GTGGAGAACATCTTGGTCATTGGACATAGCCTTTGTGGTGGGATAAAAAGACTTATGGAACTTCCAGAGGATGGATCTACTTCCAA TGACTTCATAGATGACTGGGTCAAAATTGGCTTACCTGCCAAAGCCAAGGTCCTGGCAGAGAATCCGCATCTCACACATGAACAACAATGCGGAATTTGTGAAAGG GAAGCCGTGACTCTGTCGCTGGTGAACATACAGAGCTACCCATATGTTAGGGCAGCAATGGCAAAGGGAAAACTAGCACTGATGGGTGGCTACTATAACTTTGTTGAGGGAAACTTTGAGCTTTGGAAGATCAAGTATCATATTCAAAGCCCTGAAATAATTAGACCCTGA